From the genome of Chania multitudinisentens RB-25, one region includes:
- a CDS encoding luciferase-like monooxygenase: MDDEMTENTQVPLSVLDLSPIPQGAKARDAFHASLDLAQHAEKWGYQRYWLAEHHNMTGIGSAATSVLLGYLAAGTTSLRLGSGGVMLPNHAPLVIAEQFGTLESLYPGRIDLGLGRAPGTDQRTMMALRRHLSGDVDDFPRDVQELQRYFGDVQPDQAVQAVPGQGLHVPIWLLGSSLYSAQLAAKLGLPFAFASHFAPDMLFQVLNLYRENFTPSAQCQQPYALVCVNVIAADSDRDARFLFTSMQQQFINLRRGSPGPLPPPVDNLHALWSAGEQYGVEQALRMSIVGSEGTIRHGLQTLLRETDADEIMVNGQIFDHQARLRSFEIVAGVKNELVKG; the protein is encoded by the coding sequence ATGGACGATGAAATGACTGAAAATACACAAGTGCCTCTTTCGGTACTGGATTTATCCCCGATCCCTCAAGGCGCCAAAGCACGCGATGCGTTCCATGCTTCACTGGATTTGGCACAACATGCTGAAAAGTGGGGCTATCAACGTTACTGGCTGGCGGAACACCACAATATGACCGGCATAGGCAGCGCAGCTACCTCGGTGCTGCTGGGCTATTTGGCAGCTGGCACGACAAGCCTGCGTCTTGGTTCCGGTGGTGTCATGCTGCCAAACCATGCACCTCTGGTGATTGCCGAACAATTTGGCACTTTGGAGTCACTCTATCCAGGGCGCATCGATCTGGGGCTTGGCCGTGCGCCAGGTACCGATCAGCGCACCATGATGGCACTACGCCGCCATCTTTCCGGCGACGTTGACGACTTCCCGCGCGACGTGCAAGAGTTGCAGCGTTATTTCGGTGATGTGCAGCCAGACCAAGCGGTGCAGGCGGTTCCAGGCCAAGGGCTGCATGTGCCAATCTGGCTATTGGGCTCCAGCCTGTACAGTGCACAACTGGCCGCGAAGCTCGGCCTGCCGTTTGCCTTTGCTTCTCACTTCGCGCCAGACATGCTGTTTCAGGTATTGAACCTGTACCGTGAAAACTTTACCCCTTCCGCACAGTGCCAGCAGCCATATGCGCTGGTGTGTGTGAACGTAATTGCTGCCGACAGCGATCGCGACGCACGCTTCCTGTTTACCTCCATGCAGCAACAGTTCATCAATCTGCGCCGGGGTTCACCAGGGCCGCTGCCGCCACCGGTAGACAATCTCCATGCCCTGTGGAGCGCAGGTGAGCAATATGGCGTTGAACAGGCGCTGCGTATGTCGATCGTTGGTAGCGAAGGTACAATACGCCACGGGTTGCAAACATTACTGCGTGAAACTGATGCAGATGAGATCATGGTTAATGGTCAGATTTTTGATCATCAGGCACGGTTGCGGTCGTTTGAGATTGTGGCTGGGGTAAAAAACGAGTTGGTGAAAGGATAG
- the yedF gene encoding sulfurtransferase-like selenium metabolism protein YedF, translated as MKQVEIVPDYRLDMVGEPCPYPAVATLEAMPQLKPGEILEVISDCPQSINNIPLDARNHGYKVLDIQQDGPTIRYLIQR; from the coding sequence ATGAAACAGGTGGAGATCGTGCCAGATTATCGTCTGGATATGGTGGGGGAACCTTGCCCATACCCGGCGGTGGCCACGCTGGAAGCGATGCCGCAGCTTAAGCCGGGTGAAATACTGGAAGTGATCAGCGACTGCCCGCAGTCGATCAACAACATCCCGCTGGACGCACGTAACCACGGCTATAAGGTGCTGGATATTCAGCAGGATGGCCCAACCATCCGTTACCTGATCCAACGCTGA
- the yedE gene encoding selenium metabolism membrane protein YedE/FdhT — protein MSWQQFKSQYLVRFWAPLPAVIAAGILATYYFGVTGTFWAVTGEFTRWGGHVLQWFGFHPEQWGYFNVIGLQGTPLERIDGRMIIGMFAGCIAAALWANNVKLRMPQHRIRIVQALLGGIIAGFGARLAMGCNLAAFFTGIPQFSLHAWFFALATAAGSYFGAKFTLLPMFRIPVKLQRVNAAAPLTQKPEQARRRFRLGMVIFCLAIAWSLWTLLDSPKLGMAMLFGIGFGLLIERAQICFTSAFRDLWITGRTHMAKAIILGMAVSAIGIFSYVQLGVSPKILWAGPNAVIGGLLFGFGIVLAGGCETGWMYRAVEGQIHYWWVGLGNIIGATLLAYYWDGLAPVLATNYDKINLLDTFGPIGGLLVTYLLLALAFAAMLWWEKRFFRAKPDAQVTNLRSTS, from the coding sequence ATGAGCTGGCAACAATTTAAATCTCAGTACCTGGTGCGCTTTTGGGCACCGTTACCGGCAGTGATTGCTGCTGGGATACTTGCTACCTATTATTTTGGAGTCACGGGCACGTTCTGGGCCGTGACCGGTGAATTCACGCGCTGGGGTGGCCATGTGTTGCAATGGTTTGGTTTTCATCCCGAGCAATGGGGCTATTTTAACGTAATTGGTTTGCAGGGTACGCCACTGGAACGTATTGATGGCAGGATGATCATCGGCATGTTTGCCGGTTGTATCGCTGCTGCGCTGTGGGCCAATAACGTCAAGTTGCGCATGCCGCAGCACCGTATCCGCATTGTGCAGGCGCTCTTGGGCGGCATTATTGCCGGTTTTGGCGCGCGCTTGGCCATGGGGTGTAACCTGGCTGCCTTTTTCACTGGGATTCCCCAGTTTTCATTGCATGCCTGGTTTTTTGCGTTGGCGACGGCCGCAGGCTCTTACTTCGGCGCGAAATTTACTTTGCTGCCGATGTTCCGTATCCCGGTAAAGCTGCAAAGAGTCAATGCTGCCGCGCCATTAACACAAAAGCCGGAACAGGCGCGCCGTCGTTTCCGGTTAGGGATGGTGATCTTCTGTCTTGCCATTGCCTGGTCGCTATGGACATTGCTTGATTCACCCAAGCTTGGTATGGCTATGTTGTTTGGTATAGGTTTCGGCCTGCTGATTGAGCGTGCGCAGATCTGTTTCACTTCCGCGTTTCGCGATCTGTGGATCACTGGCCGTACCCACATGGCGAAAGCGATTATTCTCGGTATGGCGGTGAGCGCCATTGGCATTTTCAGCTATGTGCAGCTTGGTGTTTCGCCCAAAATTCTGTGGGCCGGGCCGAATGCGGTTATCGGTGGATTGCTGTTTGGCTTTGGTATTGTGCTGGCTGGCGGCTGTGAAACCGGTTGGATGTATCGTGCGGTGGAAGGGCAGATCCACTACTGGTGGGTTGGTCTGGGTAATATCATTGGTGCAACGTTACTGGCGTATTACTGGGATGGTCTGGCTCCTGTGCTGGCGACCAATTACGACAAGATTAATCTGCTAGATACCTTTGGGCCAATCGGGGGCTTACTGGTGACTTACCTGCTGTTGGCATTGGCTTTTGCTGCCATGCTGTGGTGGGAAAAACGCTTTTTCCGGGCAAAACCTGATGCGCAGGTGACTAACTTAAGGAGTACCTCATGA
- a CDS encoding DEAD/DEAH family ATP-dependent RNA helicase: MTTEFETSFADLGLSAPIISALTDLGYEKPSPIQAECIPHLLNGRDVLGMAQTGSGKTAAFSLPLLHNLDAALKAPQILVLAPTRELAVQVAEAMTDFSKHMHGVNVVALYGGQRYDVQLRALRQGPQIVVGTPGRLLDHLKRGTLNLSSLKGLVLDEADEMLRMGFIEDVETIMAEIPAEHQTALFSATMPEAIRRITRRFMKEPQEVRIQSNVTTRPDISQSYWTVHGMRKNEALVRFLESEDFDAAIIFVRTKNATLEVAEALERSGYNSAALNGDMNQALREQTLERLKDGRLDILIATDVAARGLDVERISLVVNYDIPMDSESYVHRIGRTGRAGRAGRALLFVENRERRLLRNIERTMKLTIPEVELPNAELLGERRLAKFAAKVQQQLESSDLDMYRALLAKLQPAEELDMETLAAALLKMAQGERPLILPPDPVFKPRQRREFNDRDDRGSDRRRDPRSDSRDGGDRPRRERRDVGEMQLYRIEVGRDDGVEVRHIVGAIANEGDISSRYIGNIKLFASHSTIELPKGMPGEILNHFTRTRILNKPMNMQLLGDAQPHERGERRGGARPFNGERREGAPRRSFGERREGGNAGGERRGGNFNRDGKPAPRRDGAAPAAPRRRFGDA; the protein is encoded by the coding sequence ATGACTACTGAGTTTGAAACCTCTTTTGCTGATTTGGGGCTGTCTGCTCCGATTATTTCTGCCCTGACCGATTTGGGCTACGAAAAACCTTCTCCGATCCAGGCTGAGTGTATTCCTCACCTGCTGAATGGCCGCGACGTGCTGGGCATGGCGCAGACTGGTAGTGGTAAAACGGCGGCGTTCTCGCTGCCATTGCTGCACAACCTTGATGCAGCCTTAAAAGCACCACAAATTCTGGTGTTGGCACCGACCCGCGAACTGGCGGTTCAGGTTGCTGAAGCAATGACCGATTTCTCCAAGCATATGCATGGCGTGAACGTCGTAGCCCTATACGGTGGCCAGCGTTATGACGTGCAATTGCGTGCTCTGCGTCAAGGCCCGCAAATCGTGGTAGGTACTCCAGGCCGTCTGCTGGATCACCTGAAGCGCGGTACTTTGAATCTCTCCAGCCTGAAGGGCCTGGTGTTGGATGAAGCCGACGAAATGTTGCGTATGGGCTTTATTGAAGATGTAGAAACCATCATGGCGGAGATCCCGGCTGAGCATCAGACCGCACTGTTCTCTGCCACCATGCCGGAAGCGATTCGTCGGATTACCCGTCGCTTTATGAAAGAGCCGCAGGAAGTCCGCATTCAGTCCAACGTTACAACGCGTCCAGATATCAGCCAGAGCTACTGGACCGTACACGGCATGCGTAAAAACGAAGCGCTGGTGCGTTTCTTGGAATCAGAAGATTTTGACGCTGCGATCATCTTCGTGCGTACTAAAAACGCGACTCTTGAAGTGGCCGAAGCGCTGGAGCGTAGCGGTTACAACAGTGCTGCACTGAATGGCGACATGAACCAGGCCCTGCGTGAGCAGACGCTGGAGCGTTTGAAGGATGGCCGCCTGGATATCCTGATTGCCACTGACGTTGCTGCCCGTGGTCTGGACGTTGAGCGTATCAGTTTGGTCGTAAACTATGATATCCCTATGGATTCAGAGTCTTACGTTCACCGTATCGGCCGTACCGGTCGTGCTGGTCGCGCTGGCCGTGCGCTGCTGTTTGTAGAAAATCGTGAGCGCCGCCTGCTGCGCAATATCGAACGTACCATGAAGCTGACCATTCCAGAGGTAGAGCTGCCGAATGCAGAGCTGCTGGGTGAACGCCGCTTAGCCAAGTTCGCTGCCAAAGTTCAGCAACAACTGGAAAGTAGCGATCTGGATATGTACCGCGCTTTGCTGGCTAAACTGCAACCGGCCGAAGAGCTGGATATGGAAACCTTGGCCGCAGCACTGCTGAAAATGGCTCAGGGTGAACGTCCGCTGATCCTGCCACCAGACCCGGTATTCAAGCCACGCCAACGCCGTGAGTTCAACGATCGTGATGATCGCGGGAGCGATCGTCGTCGTGATCCGCGTTCAGATAGCCGTGACGGTGGTGATCGTCCGCGTCGTGAACGCCGTGACGTTGGTGAGATGCAGTTGTACCGCATTGAAGTGGGCCGTGATGATGGTGTGGAAGTTCGTCATATCGTTGGCGCTATCGCTAACGAGGGTGATATCAGCAGCCGTTATATCGGTAACATCAAACTGTTCGCTTCCCACTCAACTATCGAGCTGCCAAAAGGTATGCCGGGCGAGATCCTGAATCACTTTACTCGCACGCGTATTCTGAATAAGCCGATGAATATGCAGTTGCTGGGTGATGCGCAGCCGCATGAACGTGGTGAGCGCCGTGGTGGTGCTCGTCCATTCAACGGCGAACGTCGTGAAGGTGCGCCACGTCGTTCTTTCGGTGAGCGTCGTGAAGGTGGTAATGCGGGTGGTGAGCGCCGTGGTGGTAATTTCAACCGTGATGGCAAACCAGCCCCACGCCGTGATGGTGCTGCACCTGCTGCGCCACGCCGCCGCTTCGGTGATGCATAA
- the yrbN gene encoding protein YrbN translates to MKMTENFLDELCRLAAIINEARVHDY, encoded by the coding sequence ATGAAAATGACTGAAAATTTTCTCGACGAGTTATGTAGACTGGCTGCCATTATTAATGAGGCACGTGTACATGACTACTGA
- the nlpI gene encoding lipoprotein NlpI, whose product MKPFLRWCYVATALMLAGCSNHDWRKDEVLAIPLQPTLQQEVILARMEQILASRALTDDERAQLLYERGVLYDSLGLRALARNDFSQALAIRPDMPEVFNYLGIYFTQAGNFDAAYEAFDSVLELDPTYNYARLNRGIALYYGGRFPLAQDDLQAFYQDDPNDPFRSLWLYLVEREIDPKQANVTLQQRYDKADRGQWGWNIVEFYLGKISEKTLMERLKVEATDNTSLAEHLSETDFYLGKHYLSLGDKDTALALFKLTVANNVHNFVEHRYALLELAMLGQEQDDLSESDQQ is encoded by the coding sequence ATGAAGCCTTTCTTGCGCTGGTGTTACGTTGCGACAGCACTTATGCTGGCAGGATGCAGCAACCATGATTGGCGTAAAGACGAAGTTCTGGCTATTCCGTTGCAGCCTACGTTGCAACAGGAAGTGATTCTGGCGCGCATGGAACAAATACTTGCCAGCCGGGCACTGACGGATGATGAGCGCGCACAGCTTTTATATGAGCGCGGGGTGCTGTATGATAGCCTCGGGCTACGTGCTCTAGCGCGCAATGATTTTTCACAAGCGCTGGCGATACGTCCTGATATGCCGGAAGTTTTCAACTACCTGGGCATTTACTTTACGCAGGCAGGCAATTTTGATGCTGCCTATGAAGCGTTTGATTCTGTACTAGAGCTTGATCCAACTTACAATTACGCGCGTTTAAACCGGGGCATCGCACTGTATTATGGTGGCCGCTTCCCGTTGGCGCAGGATGATCTGCAGGCGTTTTATCAAGACGACCCAAACGATCCCTTCCGTTCGTTGTGGCTTTATCTGGTGGAAAGAGAAATCGATCCCAAGCAAGCCAACGTAACGCTTCAGCAGCGTTACGATAAAGCGGACAGAGGGCAATGGGGATGGAATATTGTCGAATTCTACTTGGGCAAAATCAGCGAAAAAACGCTGATGGAACGCCTTAAGGTAGAGGCAACGGATAACACTTCGCTCGCTGAGCATCTCAGTGAAACTGACTTCTATTTAGGTAAACACTACCTGAGTCTGGGGGACAAGGACACCGCTTTGGCGTTGTTCAAACTGACGGTGGCTAACAATGTTCATAACTTTGTTGAGCACCGCTATGCATTGTTGGAATTGGCGATGTTGGGCCAAGAACAAGACGACCTATCGGAATCGGACCAGCAATAG
- the pnp gene encoding polyribonucleotide nucleotidyltransferase: MLTPIIRKFQYGQHTVTIETGMIARQATAAVMVSMDDTAVFVTVVGQKKAKPGQSFFPLTVNYQERTYAAGRIPGSFFRREGRPSEGETLTSRLIDRPIRPLFPDSFLNEVQVIATVVSVNPQVNPDIVAMIGASAALSLSGIPFNGPIGAARVGYINDQYVLNPTTDELKASRLDLVVAGTAGAVLMVESEADVLSEDQMLGAVVFGHDQQQVVIENINALVTEAGKPKWDWQPAPVNEALHARVAELAENRLGDAYHITEKQERYAQVDAIKDSVVEALLAQDDTLDASEIQDILGSVEKNVVRSRVLRGEPRIDGREKDMIRGLDVRTGVLPRTHGSALFTRGETQALVTATLGTARDAQSIDELMGEKTDSFLFHYNFPPYSVGETGMVGSPKRREIGHGRLAKRGVLAVMPKPEDFPYTVRVVSEITESNGSSSMASVCGASLALMDAGVPIKAAVAGIAMGLVKEQDNFVVLSDILGDEDHLGDMDFKVAGSREGITALQMDIKIEGITREIMQVALNQAKGARLHILGVMEQAISTPRGDISEFAPRIHTIRINPDKIKDVIGKGGSVIRALTEETGTTIEIEDDGTVKIAATDGEKAKYAIRRIEEITAEIEVGRVYQGKVTRIVDFGAFVAIGGGKEGLVHISQIADKRVEKVTDYLQMGQDVPVKVLEVDRQGRVRLSIKEATAPEAAAVAAPEAE, translated from the coding sequence TTGCTGACACCGATCATTCGCAAATTCCAGTATGGCCAGCATACCGTCACTATTGAAACCGGTATGATAGCGCGCCAAGCCACTGCTGCCGTTATGGTAAGCATGGATGACACGGCCGTATTCGTGACTGTTGTAGGCCAGAAAAAAGCCAAGCCTGGCCAGAGTTTCTTCCCGCTGACCGTTAACTATCAGGAGCGTACTTACGCTGCTGGCCGTATTCCAGGCAGTTTCTTCCGCCGTGAAGGCCGTCCGAGTGAAGGTGAAACCCTGACTTCTCGTCTGATTGACCGCCCGATCCGCCCCCTGTTCCCAGATAGTTTCCTGAACGAAGTGCAGGTTATTGCTACAGTGGTTTCCGTTAACCCACAGGTTAACCCAGATATCGTTGCAATGATCGGTGCTTCTGCTGCTTTGAGCCTGTCCGGTATTCCGTTCAATGGCCCTATCGGAGCGGCACGTGTTGGCTATATCAACGATCAATATGTTCTGAACCCAACTACCGATGAGCTGAAAGCAAGCCGTTTGGATCTGGTGGTTGCCGGTACTGCGGGCGCTGTGCTGATGGTGGAATCCGAAGCGGACGTTCTGAGCGAAGATCAGATGCTGGGTGCAGTTGTGTTTGGTCATGATCAACAGCAAGTGGTGATTGAAAATATCAACGCTCTGGTTACTGAAGCGGGTAAGCCGAAGTGGGACTGGCAGCCAGCTCCGGTCAACGAAGCGCTGCATGCGCGCGTGGCTGAATTGGCCGAAAACCGCCTGGGCGATGCTTACCACATCACTGAAAAGCAAGAGCGTTATGCTCAGGTTGACGCCATTAAAGACAGCGTAGTGGAAGCTCTGCTGGCGCAGGACGATACGCTGGATGCATCCGAGATTCAGGATATCTTGGGCAGCGTTGAGAAAAACGTTGTACGTAGCCGCGTACTGCGTGGCGAACCACGCATTGATGGCCGTGAAAAAGATATGATCCGTGGTCTGGACGTGCGCACTGGCGTTCTGCCTCGTACCCATGGTTCAGCCTTGTTCACCCGCGGTGAAACTCAGGCACTGGTGACAGCGACGCTGGGTACTGCCCGTGATGCACAGAGCATTGATGAACTGATGGGCGAGAAGACCGATAGCTTCCTGTTCCACTACAATTTCCCTCCGTATTCCGTTGGTGAGACCGGCATGGTTGGCTCACCTAAGCGTCGTGAAATCGGCCATGGTCGCCTGGCGAAGCGTGGTGTGCTGGCAGTGATGCCTAAACCAGAAGATTTCCCGTATACCGTGCGTGTGGTATCTGAAATTACTGAATCCAACGGTTCTTCTTCCATGGCGTCTGTTTGTGGCGCTTCTCTGGCGCTCATGGATGCCGGTGTGCCAATCAAGGCTGCGGTTGCGGGCATCGCAATGGGCCTGGTGAAGGAGCAAGACAACTTTGTGGTTCTGTCCGATATTCTGGGTGATGAAGATCATCTGGGTGACATGGACTTCAAAGTGGCTGGTAGCCGTGAAGGTATCACTGCGCTGCAAATGGATATCAAAATCGAAGGTATTACCCGCGAAATAATGCAGGTGGCTTTGAACCAGGCCAAAGGTGCTCGTTTACACATTCTGGGCGTGATGGAACAGGCAATCAGCACACCACGTGGCGATATCTCTGAGTTTGCACCGCGTATTCACACCATTCGCATCAATCCAGACAAGATCAAGGATGTGATTGGTAAAGGCGGCTCTGTCATCCGTGCGTTGACCGAAGAAACCGGTACCACCATCGAAATTGAAGATGATGGTACAGTGAAAATTGCCGCTACCGACGGTGAGAAAGCGAAATATGCTATTCGTCGCATCGAAGAAATTACCGCTGAGATCGAAGTTGGCCGCGTGTACCAGGGTAAAGTCACCCGTATCGTTGATTTCGGTGCCTTTGTGGCAATCGGCGGCGGTAAAGAGGGCTTGGTACACATCTCTCAAATCGCTGACAAGCGGGTTGAGAAAGTGACCGACTATCTGCAAATGGGCCAAGATGTACCGGTTAAGGTACTGGAAGTTGATCGCCAGGGGCGTGTGCGCCTGAGCATCAAAGAAGCGACAGCGCCGGAAGCGGCTGCTGTGGCGGCTCCAGAAGCAGAGTAA
- the rpsO gene encoding 30S ribosomal protein S15: MSLSVEAKAKIVADFGRGTNDSGSTEVQVALLTAQINHLQGHFSEHKKDHHSRRGLLRMVSQRRKLLDYLKRKDVARYTSLIERLGLRR; this comes from the coding sequence ATGTCTCTAAGTGTTGAAGCTAAAGCTAAAATTGTAGCTGACTTTGGTCGTGGTACTAATGACAGCGGCTCTACTGAAGTTCAGGTTGCCCTGTTGACTGCGCAGATCAACCATCTGCAAGGCCACTTCTCAGAGCACAAAAAAGATCACCACAGCCGTCGTGGTCTGCTGCGTATGGTTTCTCAGCGTCGTAAGCTGCTGGACTACCTGAAGCGTAAAGATGTAGCGCGTTACACCAGCCTGATTGAGCGCTTGGGTCTGCGTCGCTAA
- the truB gene encoding tRNA pseudouridine(55) synthase TruB, with product MSRPRRRGRDIHGVLLLDKPQSLSSNDALQKVKRIYNANRAGHTGALDPLATGMLPICLGEATKFSQYLLDSDKRYRVIARLGQRTDTSDADGQIVQERPVNFTKAQLDAALNSFRGDIQQVPSMYSALKYQGKKLYEYARQGIEVPREARSITVYELQFIRWEGDELELEIHCSKGTYIRTITDDLGELLGCGAHVIYLRRLQVAKYPIARMVTLEQLNALVAEAEEQGIASSALLDPLLMPMDSPAEDFPEVNLLPAVAGYIKQGQPVQAAGAPLSGMVRITEGEERKFIGIGEIADDGRIAPRRLVVEYFDLL from the coding sequence ATGAGTCGCCCACGCCGCCGTGGCCGTGATATCCATGGCGTACTGTTGTTGGATAAACCGCAAAGCCTGTCGTCCAACGATGCCCTACAGAAAGTTAAACGTATCTATAATGCCAATCGAGCGGGCCATACCGGTGCACTCGATCCATTGGCAACGGGTATGCTGCCGATTTGCCTCGGGGAAGCGACCAAATTCTCACAATATCTGCTCGATTCTGACAAACGTTATCGTGTGATTGCTCGCCTTGGTCAGCGAACTGATACCTCAGATGCAGATGGGCAGATAGTGCAAGAACGGCCAGTGAACTTCACTAAAGCTCAGCTTGACGCTGCCTTGAACAGTTTCCGTGGCGATATCCAGCAAGTACCATCCATGTATTCAGCGCTGAAATATCAGGGCAAGAAACTGTATGAATATGCGCGGCAGGGTATCGAAGTGCCGCGTGAAGCGCGCAGTATCACCGTCTATGAGCTGCAATTTATCCGCTGGGAAGGGGACGAATTGGAGTTGGAAATTCATTGCTCGAAAGGCACCTATATTCGCACCATCACTGACGATCTTGGTGAATTGCTGGGCTGTGGTGCGCACGTGATTTACCTGCGCCGTTTACAGGTGGCGAAGTACCCGATTGCTCGGATGGTCACATTAGAGCAGTTAAATGCCTTGGTAGCAGAGGCGGAGGAGCAAGGGATCGCTTCAAGCGCATTGCTCGATCCGCTGTTGATGCCTATGGACAGCCCGGCAGAGGATTTCCCTGAAGTGAATTTGCTGCCAGCCGTTGCCGGTTATATCAAGCAGGGGCAACCGGTACAGGCGGCGGGCGCCCCTCTTTCAGGAATGGTGCGTATTACCGAAGGTGAAGAACGTAAATTTATCGGTATTGGCGAGATTGCTGATGATGGGCGGATCGCACCGCGCCGTCTGGTTGTTGAATATTTCGACTTATTATAA
- the rbfA gene encoding 30S ribosome-binding factor RbfA, which translates to MAKEFSRGQRVAQEMQKEIAIILQREVKDPRVGMATVSGVEVSRDLAYAKVYVTFLNVLTENHDPELVTNGIKALQDASGYIRTLLGKAMRLRVVPELTFAYDNSLVEGMRMSNLVTNVVKNDAERRSASGDDEEA; encoded by the coding sequence ATGGCAAAAGAATTCAGCCGCGGTCAACGTGTGGCACAAGAGATGCAAAAAGAGATTGCGATCATTTTGCAGCGTGAAGTCAAAGATCCGCGTGTGGGTATGGCGACGGTTTCTGGTGTTGAAGTGTCCCGCGATTTGGCGTATGCCAAAGTATATGTCACTTTTCTGAACGTCTTGACCGAAAACCATGATCCAGAGTTGGTAACTAACGGCATTAAAGCGTTGCAGGATGCTTCCGGGTATATTCGCACCTTGCTGGGTAAAGCTATGCGCCTGCGTGTAGTGCCAGAATTGACTTTCGCCTATGACAACTCATTGGTTGAAGGGATGCGTATGTCCAATCTGGTGACCAACGTGGTGAAGAATGATGCTGAACGCCGTTCTGCATCAGGCGATGATGAGGAGGCTTAA